The Rana temporaria chromosome 4, aRanTem1.1, whole genome shotgun sequence genome contains a region encoding:
- the LOC120935708 gene encoding uncharacterized protein LOC120935708 yields the protein MTGNKSMEQGRRVQDGSEQGKVIRHNLAARSTTSNVSPVPAASSNTQPSSPISPTDENPQSPNADAPECLEEESFPTEVEPASRVATEARGRGGLRGRGRGRRRQPRGGSDDPLLSLLQQVREERRSVDAFLDPSNPRSTFCRSLYPILDDIGGDQEKTCMSFIYTVANEFREAKLSGGPTPKFKLINLNAPPTAPATSAVQQSPYYPIPPIPARPTTSYSQMMSQPYEDFTPATSSHFPSPYSAPRYHHESWNERQPQSRPKSPHAHGDQVSTPTYHQLG from the exons ATGACTGGGAACAAGAGCATGGAACAAGGCAgaagggtgcaggatggatcagAACAAGGGAAGGTTATCAGGCACAATCTGGCAGCAAGAAG CACAACCTCCAATGTATCCCCTGTGCCTGCAGCAAGTTCCAACACACAACCCAGCAGTCCCATCAGTCCAACAGATGAAAACCCACAATCACCAAATGCGGATGCACCAGAATGTCTAGAGGAG GAATCGTTCCCAACGGAAGTAGAACCTGCCAGTCGGGTGGCTACAGAAGCAAGGGGTCGGGGTGGTctccgtggccgtggccgtggtcgTAGACGTCAGCCGAGGGGCGGCTCTGATGACCCGTTGTTATCTCTGCTGCAGCAAGTGCGGGAGGAGAGGCGCAGTGTGGATGCTTTTCTCGATCCCAGCAATCCACGCAGCACATTTTGCAGAAGTCTCTACCCTATCCTGGACGACATTGGGGGAGACCAGGAGAAGACTTGCATGAGCTTCATTTACACGGTGGCAAATGAATTCCGTGAAGCAAAATTAAGTGGTGGCCCCACACCAAAATTCAAATTAATAAATCTTAATGCTCCACCAACGGCCCCTGCCACCTCAGCAGTCCAACAATCCCCCTATTATCCCATTCCTCCCATTCCCGCCCGACCTACAACTTCTTATTCGCAAATGATGTCCCAACCCTATGAAGATTTCAccccagccacctcctcccatttCCCTTCCCCGTACTCTGCACCCCGCTACCACCATGAATCGTGGAATGAGCGCCAGCCCCAATCTCGTCCCAAATCCCCACATGCCCATGGAGATCAAGTCTCCACCCCCACGTATCACCAgcttggttaa